One Channa argus isolate prfri chromosome 15, Channa argus male v1.0, whole genome shotgun sequence DNA segment encodes these proteins:
- the tmem86b gene encoding lysoplasmalogenase: protein MDILETDAYDRRKKRNTTCALLFSLLPFFLSTAVYFYLWTPDSPASITSAGVKSAPILLLAAIVLTWNGSQSVLGVVGGLIFSGIGDCCLIWPEHFLHGMGAFAVAHLLYSLTFLSGRYATHSSSSLTRLLYLILFVLGGGFYIYLYPFLQKAPKSELLTPAVGIYVFLIVLMGILAVRTQNTVTLLGSLCFIVSDLSLALQMFKVVAPMKHGNTIVMVTYYLAQLLIAVGDIKAVESKDNFAKWKRS from the exons ATGGACATCCTTGAGACAGATGCTTATgacaggaggaagaagagaaatacG ACTTGtgctctgcttttctctctcttgcctTTCTTTTTGTCCACAGCTGTGTACTTCTACCTGTGGACTCCTGACTCTCCTGCATCCATCACATCTGCAGGTGTCAAATCTGCACCAATACTCCTATTGGCAGCAATCGTGCTGACCTGGAATGGAAGTCAGAGCGTCCTGGGAGTGGTGGGTGGACTGATCTTCTCTGGCATTGGTGACTGCTGCCTGATATGGCCTGAGCATTTTCTGCATG GAATGGGTGCGTTTGCCGTGGCTCATCTATTGTACTCACTCACCTTCCTCTCCGGTCGTTATGCAACacattcctcttcctccttgaCACGTCTTCTGTACCTGATCCTGTTTGTGTTGGGAGGAGGTTTCTACATCTATCTCTATCCGTTTCTGCAGAAGGCACCAAAGTCGGAACTGCTAACTCCAGCTGTGGGAATCTACGTTTTCTTAATTGTTCTAATGGGGATATTAGCTGTTAGGACCCAAAACACAGTGACACTTCTTGGAAGCTTGTGCTTCATTGTGTCCGATCTGTCATTGGCTCTGCAAATGTTTAAGGTGGTGGCACCAATGAAGCATGGTAACACAATTGTCATGGTGACATATTATCTGGCACAGCTACTCATTGCTGTAGGTGATATAAAAGCAGTGGAGAGCAAGGACAACTTTGCAAAATGGAAGAGGTCCTAA
- the hspbp1 gene encoding hsp70-binding protein 1 produces MAEDRQDRRYPQNLQGVLQLAVEAGSAAEGPAPVEPMSEERKTWLREALSELCKGQMDEVEQMKQCLAVLQRVETSESQGDREGEEERDGEDEDEREEAFDLLSELCENLDNARDLMILGGLELCVSQYLCHAHSGLRWHAAQLIASCAQNMPQVQVHLLSIGTLPKLLQLIDSDPNSTVRVKALYAVSCLVREQEAGLRAFLSQDGFSVLMRGIQSENEKLRTKSAFLLLNLLTSHPEQKDVVVSMGMVQQLVSVLRTPHSPFHEHVLGALCCLVEDCPQGLKDCRNPVLGLEELLKQRASELQGKEESQEELDFCERLRATCFCGQQSDDNEMDR; encoded by the exons ATGGCAGAAGACCGACAGGACAGGAGATATCCTCAGAACCTGCAGGGTGTCCTGCAGCTGGCAGTAGAAGCCGGATCAGCTGCGGAGGGTCCTGCCCCTGTGGAGCCCATGTCAGAGGAG AGGAAAACATGGCTGAGAGAAGCCCTTTCAGAACTCTGCAAAGGGCAGATGGATGAAGTGGAGCAGATGAAGCAGTGCCTGGCTGTCCTACAGAGAGTGGAAACAAGCGAAAGCCAGGGGgatagagagggagaggaggagagggatggagaggatgaagatgagCGGGAAGAAGCCTTTGATTTGCTGTCAGAGCTGTGCGAGAACCTCGACAATGCTAGAG ACCTGATGATTCTGGGTGGACTGGAGTTGTGTGTCTCCCAGTATCTCTGTCATGCCCATAGTGGGCTGAGGTGGCATGCTGCCCAGCTTATCGCTTCCTGTGCTCAAAACATGCCACAGGTGCAGGTCCACTTGCTCAGCATTGGGACGCTACCAAAACTGCTGCAGCTTATAGATTCAGATCCCAACTCCACCGTCCGAGTAAAAGCCCTTTATGCTGTGTCGT GTCTGGTCCGAGAGCAGGAGGCCGGTCTCCGAGCGTTCCTATCCCAGGATGGCTTCTCGGTGCTCATGCGCGGCATACAGTCAGAGAACGAGAAACTCAGGACCAAATCTGCTTTTCTTCTGCTCAACCTGCTGACGTCACACCCTGAACAGAAAG ATGTAGTTGTCTCCATGGGAATGGTGCAGCAGCTTGTGTCTGTCCTCCGTACACCACACTCCCCTTTCCATGAACATGTGCTCGGTGCCCTTTGTTG TCTGGTTGAAGACTGTCCACAAGGACTCAAAGACTGCAGAAATCCTGTGCTGGGGCTGGAGGAGCTACTCAAACAGCGTGCTTCAGAGCTCCAAGGAAAGGAAGAAAGTCAG GAAGAATTGGATTTCTGCGAGCGACTCAGGGCTACGTGTTTCTGTGGACAGCAGTCAGATGACAATGAGATGGATCGATAA